Proteins encoded together in one Hylaeus volcanicus isolate JK05 chromosome 3, UHH_iyHylVolc1.0_haploid, whole genome shotgun sequence window:
- the LOC128874001 gene encoding uncharacterized protein LOC128874001 — protein MAFMMPVVKNEWDIYKTNRNRRSSECSNPQTCRSRKVSECSKSEGPSLSTSPGSDFLTSPAHRSVPLTSRHFSRTSSRASQSSLQSPSKSTGSSPPKTGSSNSLNKFHNRLVDKLKRSLRKAEECGEDQRNLS, from the exons ATGGCGTTTATGATGCCCGTGGTGAAAAACGAGTGGGACATTTACAAGACAAATCGCAACCGACGATCCTCGGAGTGCTCCAATCCTCAGACCTGTCGCAGCAGGAAG GTGTCGGAATGCTCAAAGTCGGAGGGTCCGTCGTTGTCGACGTCGCCAGGTTCAGACTTCCTGACGTCGCCGGCGCACCGTTCGGTGCCCCTCACCTCCAGGCACTTCTCGAGGACATCCTCGAGGGCGTCTCAGAGCTCGTTGCAGAGCCCGAGCAAAAGCACCGGGTCGTCGCCGCCAAAGACGGGCAGCTCGAACTCCTTGAACAAGTTCCACAATCGGTTGGTGGACAAGTTGAAGAGGTCGTTGAGGAAGGCTGAGGAGTGCGGGGAGGACCAGAGGAACTTGTCGTGA